TGTGGCAAATGATGTATCAACTACCGTCGGTCAACTTTTGGCTCAAGGTCATCGCATTAGTGTTGAACATGCCGATGAGCGTCATTTCCGTACAACTTCTTGGCAGACTCTGCCCGCTATTACAGCTAGCAGTCCTGCGGCAGCGATCGCTGCTTTAGAGAACTACATTGCTGAATATAGCGATGAGTATGTGCGCCTTGTCGGAGTTGACACCAAGGCAAAACGCCGAGTTGTCGAACTGCTAGTACATCGCCCAGGGGGGCAGCCTGTAGCTGCAACTCGGACTGCGGTTAAGGTCAGCAACTCTAGCAATAGTTCCTATGGTGGCGGTAGTGTTGGTAATCTCAGTGCAGATATGCTGTCACGGATTCGTCAACTGTTGTCTCAGGGATATCGCATTGGCACTGAACATGCTGATGAGCGGCATTTCCGTACTAGTTCTTGGCATAGCTGTTCACCGATCGCCGCTTCAAACGAGTCTGAAGTAATTCGAGCCTTAGAAGCTTGTCTCGCTGAGCATGGTGACGAGTATGTGCGTTTGCTAGGTATTGACACCAAGGCAAAACGTCGCGTATTTGAAGGTATTATTCAACGTCCTGCAAAGTAACGTTTCTAGAGAACCTCGCAAAGCGAGGTTCTCTATTTAGAAAGTAATTAGCGAGTAATTGTTGTCAAGAATTTAGCAAAGCCCTTGATGAATTTATACCAAGTTAAGAAATGGCTACGCCATTTCTTAACTTGAAAACCCTTACTAGGTTTAGTTTTTAATTCACAAAAGTGTTGTCACATTCTCGTGAATTGGTATTAGAGAATATAAAAATCATGCAATCGAACTACTTACCACCTTTAGAACCGATCGGAGATTTTCGCTCCTACGTTTGTGGGGATGTAGTGATCGATGAGACGGCGGCGATCGCATCGGGCGTATTGATCCAAGCTGATCAGGGTGGACGAATTACGATCGCTGCAGGTGTATGCATTGGCATGGGTGCTGTTCTTCATGCCCAAGATGGACTTTTAGAAATTGGGGCTGGGGCAAATTTGGGGGCTGGGGTTCTAGTTTATGGAACTTGTAAAATTGGGGAAGGGGCTTGCATTGGTGCTTCGAGTTCAATTGTGCGTGCGGTAATTGGCAAAGGCGCGATCGTGCCACCTTGTTCTTTGATTAGTGGTTTAGAGCAAAGTGCAGTGGAGAAAGAGGCGAGTCCTGCGATCGCCCAAGAATTAGAAATTAGTAAGACTTATACGTCGCCCACAAACCACTCGTTTACACATACCTATTCATCGGCACAACCCTTAGCCAATAATCTTGGGCAGGCGATCGGCTTCAATCAAGCAAACTTAAATGGTGCTGATAGTATTGCTGGCAATGACAATATAGTTGAACGATCAACGACGGAAACCTATGTGCATACGAGCTTAACCGCAACACCAGAGAGTGTTATTGCTAACTCTGTAGAGCGCACAGTCACAGAAACACAGGTTGAGATTCCCACAGATGCGATCGCGGATCAGGGTTTAGAAACTGTTGATGTTTTGAGTGGACAAGCTAATCCAGCCGT
This genomic stretch from Pseudanabaena galeata CCNP1313 harbors:
- a CDS encoding LbetaH domain-containing protein, coding for MQSNYLPPLEPIGDFRSYVCGDVVIDETAAIASGVLIQADQGGRITIAAGVCIGMGAVLHAQDGLLEIGAGANLGAGVLVYGTCKIGEGACIGASSSIVRAVIGKGAIVPPCSLISGLEQSAVEKEASPAIAQELEISKTYTSPTNHSFTHTYSSAQPLANNLGQAIGFNQANLNGADSIAGNDNIVERSTTETYVHTSLTATPESVIANSVERTVTETQVEIPTDAIADQGLETVDVLSGQANPAVNPLEANISTLATANSAQAKAHAQSQINRFIKRLYPQN